From the genome of Malus sylvestris chromosome 6, drMalSylv7.2, whole genome shotgun sequence, one region includes:
- the LOC126626471 gene encoding uncharacterized protein LOC126626471: MLKLAQSVRMTGSKIKIEYNLRHCGTATSQQHSGVASGCGVVIKQNCPMQWESWADIPQRTKEVVRDKLSVVFYLKDIFPEAMAYLEESLATRYKHWKNYLHTHFQRYDDPEVAHLHGCPIELKDRPEDWEWLCKHFTDPKFVKKFVAGKKARDSKTLLHHYGPKPFSYRLEARCQGGSKFPEIDTFEEVYVRPGNEISEHLHALMLEKRAAVVQEATSQFPPDTPIEDVTVLEDAGFQIVTDVMEQNFGRRHGKVVRCMGKARVHETGASSSNSNTAEVDALKEQVTTLQGQLEIQGEQMIEQMKVQGEQMRAQGEQMKEQMRDHVRAIQTSGLQISLPVPDLATPSTFEPLQPTDT; encoded by the exons ATGCTAAAGTTGGCTCAGAGCGTACGTATGACTGGCTCCAAGATCAAGATTGAGTATAACCTGCGACATTGTGGAACGGCTACCTCACAACAGCATAGTGGCGTCGCTAGTGGCTGTGGTGTTGTTATTAAGCAAAATTGTCCTATGCAGTGGGAGTCTTGGGCAGATATTCCTCAGAGGACGAAGGAAGTGGTGCGAGACAAGTTGTC GGTCGTTTTTTATCTTAAGGACATATTCCCCGAGGCCATGGCCTACTTAGAGGAAAGCTTAGCAACCCGGTACAAACATTGGAAGAACTATCTTCACACGCATTTTCAGCGATACGATGATCCGGAGGTTGCTCACCTACATGGTTGCCCAATCGAGTTGAAGGACCGGCCAGAGGATTGGGAGTGGCTCTGCAAACATTTTACTGACCCAAAATTTGTG AAGAAATTTGTTGCTGGCAAGAAAGCTCGGGACTCAAAGACACTTCTCCACCATTATGGTCCGAAGCCCTTTTCGTATAGGCTTGAGGCACGATGTCA gGGGGGTTCTAAGTTCCCAGAGATCGACACGTTCGAGGAAGTTTATGTTCGACCTGGAAATGAGATCTCTGAGCACCTTCAT GCTCTTATGCTGGAAAAGCGCGCTGCTGTTGTCCAAGAAGCAACATCACAGTTTCCCCCGGATACCCCGATCGAGGACGTCACTGTACTCGAGGATGCAGGTTTTCAGATTGTGACTGATGTGATGGAGCAAAACTTTGGTCGTCGTCATGGTAAGGTTGTTCGGTGTATGGGGAAAGCGCGAGTTCATGAGACGGGTGCCTCTTCTTCCAACTCGAACACAGCAGAGGTTGATGCATTGAAGGAGCAAGTGACAACCCTACAGGGTCAGCTTGAGATCCAGGGAGAGCAGATGATAGAGCAGATGAAGGTCCAGGGCGAGCAGATGAGGGCCCAAGGCGAGCAAATGAAAGAGCAGATGAGAGACCATGTACGAGCCATACAGACGTCCGGCCTCCAAATCTCGCTACCAGTACCTGATCTTGCTACACCTTCGACTTTCGAGCCACTTCAACCTACCGATACCTAG